In the genome of Leptospira koniambonensis, one region contains:
- a CDS encoding MBOAT family O-acyltransferase, which translates to MIFTSTLFLIFFLIVYVLYWSWDSRKYREWILLVASLVFYASWNPPFLLHLLGIVFLNYLFLKPIAKTKSKKLLTIIVLIDLINLGIFKYFYFVSDNLFYVTNLSLFNTSTFSFRIILPLAISFYTFQVMAFVIDVYRGKVEELPNFFHFTLFLLFFPQLVAGPIMRAKDFFPRLEHLRIHKTAIFTGLFLIGLGACKKILIADNLGGLIDPVFLRPREYGSGSLLLATIGFTWQVYSDFSGYTDVAKGCALLFGFNIPRNFNAPFFSKNIHELWRKWHITLGTWLKDYIYIPLGGSRGSEARTNINQTITFALGGLWHGANWTFLAWGLSHGLFLFVERTFERKGIRILPESGKFFTGVRIFWTYSLFTLAAVFFRSFSIQDCFYIFESWFYHIRPEQTITLSFNLVIPYIIGGIIFHAAEAPKHYPLWFQRHRTKLLLAFLLIGALIFGNYAGKGQDFIYFAF; encoded by the coding sequence ATGATCTTTACCTCTACTTTATTTCTCATATTCTTCCTGATCGTTTATGTTCTGTATTGGTCTTGGGACAGCCGCAAATACAGAGAATGGATCCTATTAGTTGCGTCCTTAGTATTTTATGCTTCCTGGAATCCTCCTTTCCTTTTGCATTTATTAGGAATTGTATTTTTAAATTATCTTTTTCTAAAACCAATCGCAAAGACAAAGAGTAAAAAATTACTTACGATCATTGTTTTGATCGATTTGATCAATTTAGGAATTTTCAAATATTTTTATTTTGTTTCGGACAATCTTTTCTACGTAACAAACTTATCTCTTTTTAACACTAGCACATTTTCTTTTAGGATTATTCTCCCATTAGCGATCAGCTTTTACACATTCCAAGTAATGGCGTTCGTAATAGATGTGTATCGAGGAAAAGTAGAAGAACTTCCTAACTTCTTCCATTTTACTTTGTTCTTATTATTCTTTCCTCAGCTGGTCGCAGGACCTATCATGAGGGCAAAAGATTTTTTCCCAAGATTAGAACATTTAAGGATCCATAAAACTGCGATCTTCACAGGACTCTTTCTGATCGGGCTCGGAGCTTGTAAGAAGATCCTAATCGCAGATAATTTAGGTGGTTTGATCGATCCTGTTTTCCTAAGACCTAGGGAATATGGAAGCGGCTCCTTACTCTTAGCAACAATCGGATTTACCTGGCAGGTATATTCAGACTTCTCAGGATATACAGACGTAGCTAAAGGTTGCGCCTTATTATTCGGATTTAATATTCCAAGAAATTTTAATGCTCCTTTCTTCAGCAAGAATATCCACGAGCTTTGGAGAAAATGGCATATCACTCTTGGAACCTGGCTCAAAGATTATATTTATATTCCTTTGGGCGGAAGTAGAGGTTCGGAAGCAAGAACAAATATCAACCAAACAATCACATTTGCTTTGGGTGGTTTATGGCATGGAGCCAACTGGACTTTCTTAGCTTGGGGACTTTCTCATGGATTATTCCTCTTTGTAGAGAGAACTTTTGAAAGAAAAGGAATCAGGATCTTACCTGAATCCGGAAAATTTTTTACCGGGGTCCGGATCTTTTGGACCTATTCATTATTTACTCTTGCAGCAGTATTTTTCCGCTCATTTAGCATCCAAGATTGTTTTTATATTTTCGAAAGCTGGTTCTATCATATCCGTCCGGAACAGACAATTACTCTTTCTTTCAATTTAGTAATTCCTTATATTATTGGAGGAATTATTTTCCACGCTGCAGAAGCGCCTAAACATTATCCGCTTTGGTTCCAAAGACATAGGACCAAACTTTTACTTGCCTTCCTTTTGATCGGAGCTCTGATCTTTGGAAATTACGCGGGCAAGGGACAAGACTTTATCTACTTTGCATTTTAG
- a CDS encoding MBOAT family O-acyltransferase, translating into MLFNSAHFLLFLPIVLILAKILKGTYQRVFLLLASLYFYNAWHPASIVCDDIRTSTWYENWIDLSFCNFNINLYIIILIVSMIVDYVAGRLMSKEGVSEKFRRLCLVASLITNLGILAYFKYTNFLLEVFADLFNQISTGEPIKIEHLKIILPVGISFYTFQSMSYSIDVFRRNLEARKSFLDFALYVSFFPQLVAGPIVRAHTFFRDLDDTPKVTAEDIQIAFAQILMGFTRKIVFADNLAKVVDFTFTNYKILNPAEIWVGAMAFGWQIYFDFAGYTDIAIGTARLFGYKFDPNFNFPMVARNIADHWSRWHISFSTWIRDYIYIPLGGSRVGVLKGYRNLFITWLFAGIWHGAAYHFIGWGLWQGIMLGIHREYSKTKIAIWLNERGGLSYDIGARIFTMFCLSFGFILFRAKTMKAAWAMMKSLVFAVPGGIYSVKTFVNYDYGILLMICFILSYYFSRNPIETIVENKKKFGVFVTANLFIILFFGAGGQNFLYFDF; encoded by the coding sequence ATGCTGTTCAATTCAGCCCATTTTCTATTATTTTTGCCGATCGTTTTAATCCTAGCAAAAATCCTAAAAGGTACATACCAAAGGGTTTTCCTTCTTCTTGCCAGTCTCTACTTCTATAACGCTTGGCATCCTGCATCGATAGTTTGCGACGATATCAGGACCTCTACTTGGTACGAGAATTGGATCGATCTATCCTTTTGTAATTTTAATATCAACTTATACATCATCATTCTGATCGTTTCCATGATCGTGGACTACGTTGCAGGAAGATTGATGAGTAAAGAAGGAGTCTCTGAAAAATTCAGAAGGCTTTGTTTAGTCGCTTCCTTGATCACAAATCTTGGGATCTTAGCATATTTTAAATACACTAACTTCCTACTAGAGGTTTTTGCGGATCTATTCAATCAGATCTCCACAGGCGAACCGATTAAGATAGAACATCTAAAGATCATTCTTCCTGTTGGAATTTCGTTTTATACATTCCAGTCCATGAGTTATTCCATAGATGTATTCCGTAGGAACCTGGAAGCTCGAAAATCATTCTTAGACTTTGCGTTGTACGTTTCCTTCTTCCCTCAATTGGTAGCTGGACCAATCGTTCGTGCCCACACTTTTTTTAGGGATTTAGATGATACTCCCAAAGTCACTGCAGAAGATATACAAATCGCTTTTGCACAGATCTTAATGGGATTTACTAGAAAGATCGTATTTGCAGACAACCTCGCAAAGGTAGTAGACTTTACATTCACTAATTATAAAATTCTAAACCCTGCTGAGATCTGGGTGGGAGCAATGGCTTTCGGTTGGCAGATCTATTTTGACTTTGCAGGTTATACTGATATTGCGATCGGAACAGCAAGACTTTTTGGATACAAATTCGATCCAAACTTCAACTTCCCGATGGTTGCTCGAAATATCGCAGACCACTGGTCTCGTTGGCATATTTCCTTCTCCACTTGGATCAGAGATTATATCTATATTCCATTAGGTGGATCCAGAGTTGGAGTTTTGAAAGGATATAGAAACCTTTTTATCACCTGGTTATTCGCAGGTATCTGGCATGGAGCTGCTTATCACTTCATTGGATGGGGACTCTGGCAAGGGATCATGCTTGGAATTCATAGAGAATATTCCAAGACCAAAATTGCTATCTGGCTAAATGAAAGAGGAGGTTTAAGCTACGATATTGGAGCTCGGATCTTCACTATGTTCTGCCTTTCCTTCGGATTTATTCTTTTCCGCGCAAAAACAATGAAGGCCGCCTGGGCAATGATGAAATCACTTGTATTCGCAGTCCCTGGCGGGATCTATTCCGTTAAAACATTCGTAAATTACGATTACGGAATATTGCTCATGATCTGTTTTATACTTTCTTATTATTTCTCCCGAAACCCGATAGAAACAATCGTGGAAAACAAAAAAAAGTTCGGGGTATTCGTTACTGCGAATTTATTTATCATTCTGTTCTTCGGAGCAGGAGGCCAAAACTTCCTGTATTTCGATTTCTGA
- a CDS encoding DUF1574 family protein: MKRIPLLHRKILWIPLGIVALLFIWDRILSSEMIRPYTETGAEYYFYNMKDKVLSIMKKETDSKKETQTVLTFFGTSHMGEFSLAEFEKESPGLIVYNLSGPSAPYSFHNFTLEKLLKKDIPLDYAILEYYPDSGTDFANRYPLRYSYDFPFFLKYWDIFSTSEWDSFLKAKVFRTSVFPPRFKEAYSRFRNPLEVLQLMYVRDILINESDKFKGGIPNGLLANTPEDKLDSESERIFNESYKNFKNSKVQEYFLRNFLKTARENHIKVVLWTPLLYSTFSEKVRSAPFFQGWIDLRNKIIQEYPETLVLDMEEYRSRMKCQKFIDPHHLSGGCYAEPTRYLVEFLQEKGNLPKTK, translated from the coding sequence ATGAAAAGAATTCCTTTGTTACATCGTAAAATCCTATGGATCCCTCTTGGAATTGTCGCTCTGCTGTTTATATGGGACAGGATACTTTCTTCCGAGATGATCAGACCATATACAGAAACAGGCGCCGAATATTATTTTTATAATATGAAAGATAAGGTTCTTTCTATCATGAAGAAGGAAACTGATTCCAAAAAAGAAACCCAGACAGTGCTTACATTTTTTGGAACTTCTCATATGGGAGAATTCTCTTTAGCAGAATTTGAAAAAGAAAGCCCAGGCCTGATCGTATACAATCTTTCCGGACCTTCTGCCCCTTATTCTTTCCATAATTTTACTCTGGAAAAACTTCTTAAAAAAGACATTCCTTTAGACTATGCGATTTTAGAATATTATCCGGATTCGGGAACTGATTTCGCAAATAGATATCCATTACGTTATTCTTATGATTTCCCCTTCTTTCTAAAATACTGGGATATATTTTCCACAAGTGAATGGGATAGCTTTCTTAAGGCGAAAGTATTCCGCACTTCAGTATTTCCTCCTAGATTTAAAGAAGCATATTCCAGATTCAGGAACCCGTTGGAAGTCCTACAACTTATGTATGTAAGGGATATCCTCATCAATGAATCTGATAAGTTCAAAGGTGGGATCCCGAACGGGCTTTTGGCAAATACACCGGAAGATAAACTAGACTCAGAATCAGAAAGGATTTTTAACGAGTCATATAAAAATTTCAAAAATTCTAAAGTACAAGAATATTTTCTCAGGAATTTTTTAAAAACAGCGAGAGAGAATCATATTAAAGTAGTTTTATGGACTCCTTTACTGTATTCTACATTCTCAGAAAAAGTTAGGTCTGCACCATTCTTTCAAGGATGGATAGACCTCCGAAACAAGATCATCCAAGAATATCCGGAAACTTTGGTATTAGATATGGAAGAATATCGTTCCAGAATGAAATGCCAAAAGTTTATAGACCCTCACCATCTCAGCGGCGGATGTTATGCAGAACCTACTAGATATTTAGTAGAATTTTTGCAGGAAAAGGGAAATCTCCCTAAAACAAAATGA
- a CDS encoding SGNH/GDSL hydrolase family protein: protein MNPYISLIRQRSFWIPILVLALFDLCLQTGVYRPYLKKGSFAANVIRNTDYVLEKKPEFEPTILLLGTSVAHQGLSLKTLNETLEPYGEKIQSIAMEGTELVVQDALVRNLLPKFPKVHTVLHILEISTPWVDQEDLQIHTLAMLGELDRRMAFPLIYEFNYNVRYDDLGFLAFKSIAYRRDIRDFILDPSKRLKDISRRKKEAKLTPWPHENTNLPSISMFPEVKDIKSCLKITNPGNGIVAPEGSDQFHKKAIWDTCGLGEKTPVKIERTKQVNNYFHRLKILHNDIRQVGLEHGQKIKIIGVIAPYSEIIKNWRSPDRNRIWEEEIQKIDPTTPLLDYQASLDGQNNGDYYYDLIHLNKAGMEKFSAIFSADLPSILGLTRKK, encoded by the coding sequence ATGAATCCGTACATCAGTTTGATCCGTCAGAGAAGTTTTTGGATACCAATTTTAGTATTGGCTTTATTCGATCTATGCCTTCAAACAGGAGTTTATAGGCCTTATCTTAAAAAAGGATCTTTCGCGGCAAACGTTATCCGAAACACTGATTATGTTTTAGAGAAAAAGCCCGAATTCGAACCTACAATACTTCTTCTTGGGACCTCGGTTGCTCACCAGGGACTTTCTCTTAAAACCTTAAATGAGACTCTGGAACCTTATGGAGAAAAGATCCAATCCATCGCTATGGAAGGAACTGAGCTCGTAGTACAAGACGCACTTGTACGTAACCTTCTTCCTAAATTCCCTAAAGTACATACAGTCTTACATATATTAGAGATCTCCACTCCTTGGGTGGATCAAGAAGATCTACAGATCCATACTCTTGCAATGCTCGGAGAGCTGGATAGAAGGATGGCATTTCCTTTAATTTACGAATTCAATTATAATGTGCGTTATGATGATCTTGGATTTTTAGCGTTCAAGAGTATCGCTTACAGAAGAGATATCCGCGACTTCATACTAGATCCTTCCAAACGTCTGAAAGATATTAGCAGAAGGAAAAAAGAAGCCAAACTTACTCCTTGGCCTCATGAGAACACAAATCTTCCAAGCATAAGCATGTTCCCTGAAGTGAAAGATATCAAATCCTGCTTGAAGATCACCAATCCTGGGAATGGTATTGTCGCTCCCGAAGGTTCCGACCAATTTCATAAAAAAGCGATTTGGGACACCTGTGGTTTGGGAGAAAAAACTCCTGTTAAAATTGAAAGAACCAAACAGGTGAATAACTACTTCCATAGATTAAAAATCCTGCATAATGATATTCGCCAAGTTGGTCTGGAACATGGGCAGAAGATCAAAATTATTGGTGTGATTGCACCTTATAGTGAGATCATTAAAAATTGGAGAAGTCCGGACAGAAATCGTATCTGGGAAGAAGAGATCCAGAAAATAGATCCAACAACCCCTCTACTTGATTACCAAGCAAGTCTCGATGGTCAAAACAACGGAGATTATTATTACGATCTAATCCATTTGAATAAGGCTGGAATGGAAAAATTTTCCGCAATATTCTCCGCTGACTTACCTTCTATCCTCGGACTAACTCGGAAAAAATAG